A single region of the Aptenodytes patagonicus chromosome 7, bAptPat1.pri.cur, whole genome shotgun sequence genome encodes:
- the LOC143162760 gene encoding prolactin-releasing peptide receptor-like — MAHSQLPNDSWQNGSAPLFTGLDLLLELKPLFIPLYAMLVAVACTGNLFLILLIALTKKLHCTTNFLIGNLAVADFIMCLACVPLTVSYAFEVRGWLFGMFMCYFVTLMQAATVFVSVLSLTAIAIDRYVVVAYPIRRRISRRSCICLVACIWLLSIMASVPTSLHTHYLDLNTIGHDMIICEEFWKHEERERLLYSCLMLLLSYMLPLLVVLVSFCAITYHLRRRNIPGAAYPCQDKWTKTKQKTFRVLTVSVVCFAICWLPLQVVNFIRDIDEEFTILDKRYVNVIQVSCHLIAMSSACYNPFIYASLHDKFWFHLSSYFYRKKKSSSIMSCKASRFNTCSTLADAPTGISDKIALQTRFS; from the coding sequence ATGGCTCACAGTCAGCTGCCCAACGACTCCTGGCAGAACGGCTCAGCCCCTCTCTTCACCGGCCTGGACCTCCTCCTGGAGCTGAAGCCCCTCTTCATCCCTCTCTATGCCATGCTGGTGGCAGTGGCGTGCACGGGGaacctcttcctcatcctcctcatcgcTCTCACCAAGAAGCTGCACTGCACCACCAATTTCCTGATCGGGAACCTGGCGGTGGCCGACTTCATCATGTGCCTCGCCTGCGTCCCCCTCACCGTCTCCTACGCCTTCGAGGTGCGGGGCTGGCTCTTCGGGATGTTCATGTGCTACTTTGTCACCTTGATGCAGGCCGCCACCGTCTTCGTCTCAGTGCTGTCCCTCACTGCCATCGCCATTGACCGGTACGTTGTGGTGGCATACCCTATTCGCAGGAGGATAAGCCGCAGGTCCTGCATCTGCCTCGTGGCCTGCATTTGGTTACTCTCCATCATGGCCTCTGTTCCCACATCGCTGCACACCCACTACTTGGATCTCAACACCATCGGCCACGACATGATCATCTGCGAAGAGTTTTGGAAGCACGAAGAGAGAGAGCGGCTGCTGTACTCGTGCTTGATGCTCCTCTTGTCCTACATGCTCCCACTTTTGGTGGTATTGGTCTCCTTCTGTGCCATCACCTACCACTTGCGGAGGAGGAACATCCCGGGTGCTGCCTATCCCTGCCAAGACAAATGGACCAAAACGAAGCAGAAGACCTTCCGGGTGCTCACCGTCTCGGTGGTGTGCTTTGCTATCTGCTGGCTGCCCCTCCAGGTGGTGAACTTCATCAGAGACATCGACGAGGAGTTCACCATCCTGGACAAGAGGTACGTCAACGTTATCCAGGTCTCGTGTCACCTGATTGCCATGAGCTCTGCCTGCTACAACCCTTTCATCTATGCCTCCCTCCACGACAAGTTCTGGTTCCACCTCAGCAGCTACTTCTACCGCAAGAAGAAGAGCTCCAGCATTATGTCCTGCAAGGCTTCTCGATTCAATACCTGCTCCACCCTGGCAGATGCTCCTACCGGGATCTCGGATAAGATAGCTTTGCAAACTAGATTCTCTTAA